The Lysobacter sp. HDW10 genome window below encodes:
- the grxD gene encoding Grx4 family monothiol glutaredoxin: MSLEPALRERIESVLRASRVVLFMKGAPEAPQCGFSARAVGMLDSLGLDYAHVDVLADPEIREGIKQFGDWPTIPQLYVDSELVGGSDIIAQLVDSGELQKMLGLAEIDRTPPEITVTASAIDMLQGALRDAGGQAAVEILIDRTGATQLQLAPLNEREIQLSLEGIVFQFDLPSAQRAKGLKIDFVDDERGRGLVIGRDTGIRDITPAVVADRVAAGTLTVVDVRPPEERAIASPKVSLKNIDDGVDALLALPKDTPLAFLCHVGGRSRNMAQLFVERGFSEIYNIEGGTEAWRSIDASIPSY, translated from the coding sequence ATGAGTCTTGAACCAGCGTTGCGTGAACGCATTGAGTCTGTGTTGCGCGCAAGTCGCGTTGTCCTGTTTATGAAGGGCGCACCTGAAGCCCCACAATGCGGTTTCTCCGCGCGTGCCGTGGGCATGCTCGACAGTCTTGGTCTCGACTACGCGCACGTCGATGTCTTGGCCGACCCGGAGATTCGGGAAGGTATCAAGCAATTCGGTGATTGGCCGACGATTCCGCAACTCTATGTCGATAGCGAATTGGTCGGCGGCAGCGACATCATTGCGCAACTGGTCGACAGCGGCGAGCTGCAAAAGATGCTCGGCCTCGCAGAGATTGATCGCACGCCACCTGAGATCACCGTCACTGCATCGGCGATTGACATGCTGCAAGGCGCCTTGCGCGACGCAGGTGGCCAAGCGGCTGTGGAAATCCTGATCGATCGCACGGGCGCCACGCAGTTGCAACTCGCACCGCTCAACGAGCGCGAAATTCAACTGAGCCTTGAAGGCATCGTGTTTCAGTTCGACCTTCCTTCCGCACAACGCGCTAAAGGCTTGAAGATTGATTTTGTCGATGACGAACGCGGCCGCGGATTGGTGATCGGACGTGACACCGGCATTCGCGACATTACGCCCGCTGTCGTTGCGGATCGCGTGGCTGCCGGCACACTGACCGTTGTGGACGTGCGCCCGCCGGAAGAACGCGCCATCGCATCACCTAAGGTGTCGTTGAAAAACATCGACGACGGTGTCGACGCCTTGCTTGCCTTGCCTAAGGACACGCCGTTGGCATTCTTGTGTCATGTCGGCGGCCGGAGTCGCAACATGGCGCAATTATTTGTAGAACGCGGCTTTAGCGAGATCTACAACATTGAAGGCGGCACCGAAGCGTGGCGCAGTATCGACGCCAGTATTCCGAGCTACTGA
- a CDS encoding polysaccharide deacetylase family protein, whose protein sequence is MNTLPFHAPPKHTHAVWLGILLSQLLVVAVWYRFGWQWGVPLLFLTHAVLMWGVLYPGSKLYSPVLTRLPITDKRVWLTIDDGPSDETPAILDLLDKHNARATFFLVGDRAAARPDWAREIVERGHGIGNHSHSHPQAWFWALGPVRMRQQIEAAQAQLTTVTGVRPHWFRAVVGMANPFVSAPLKDLHLARVGWSARGFDAVKANDADVIARIEKALAPGAIILMHEGAPHGRNVSQLSQLLVRLEALGYSTVLPESL, encoded by the coding sequence ATGAATACATTGCCTTTCCATGCGCCACCCAAGCACACCCATGCGGTTTGGCTGGGGATTCTGCTGTCCCAGCTGCTGGTTGTAGCGGTTTGGTATCGATTTGGCTGGCAATGGGGCGTGCCACTGCTGTTTTTGACGCATGCCGTGTTGATGTGGGGTGTCTTGTATCCGGGGTCCAAGCTGTATTCGCCGGTGCTGACACGCCTTCCGATCACCGACAAACGCGTCTGGCTCACGATTGATGATGGCCCTTCGGATGAAACGCCGGCCATTTTGGATTTGCTCGACAAACACAATGCGCGTGCCACGTTCTTCTTGGTCGGAGATCGTGCGGCCGCGCGCCCTGACTGGGCCCGCGAGATCGTCGAGCGCGGACACGGCATCGGCAACCACAGTCATTCCCACCCGCAAGCTTGGTTTTGGGCCTTAGGGCCTGTGCGCATGCGTCAGCAAATTGAAGCGGCTCAAGCGCAGCTGACGACAGTGACCGGCGTTCGACCGCATTGGTTTCGTGCCGTTGTCGGTATGGCGAATCCGTTTGTATCGGCACCGCTGAAGGACCTGCATCTGGCGCGCGTGGGTTGGAGCGCGCGCGGTTTTGATGCGGTGAAAGCCAATGACGCCGATGTGATCGCGCGCATTGAGAAAGCTCTTGCACCGGGGGCCATCATCTTGATGCACGAAGGTGCACCACACGGGCGCAATGTGTCGCAGCTGTCGCAGCTGTTGGTGCGTTTGGAAGCCTTGGGGTATTCGACGGTTTTGCCAGAGTCGCTTTAA
- a CDS encoding class I SAM-dependent methyltransferase, translating into MKADQIERVSRAYFPQRFSFDRYYYHYARIKLKTDPLYPGVLTALQGYSAPLLDIGCGIGLLAQLLRDTGVTTPYAGVDFDARKIRMATRGAETNRLNDVHFERRDVTQGLPAHSGSVTLLDVLQFLPNDEARWQLLRDAMQRVSADGMFVIRTGIEERNASSAFTGWVDNMSKHWGWMRTGASRYPRLDVLQAFLAEGGFNVETTPLKSGTPFNNWLLVARRA; encoded by the coding sequence ATGAAGGCCGATCAGATCGAACGCGTATCGCGCGCTTATTTCCCGCAACGGTTTAGTTTTGATCGCTATTACTACCACTATGCGCGCATCAAGTTAAAAACCGATCCGTTGTATCCGGGCGTGTTAACTGCACTGCAAGGCTATTCGGCGCCCTTGCTCGATATCGGCTGCGGCATTGGTCTGTTGGCACAGTTGCTGCGCGACACGGGCGTCACCACACCTTATGCAGGCGTGGATTTTGATGCACGCAAAATCCGCATGGCAACACGCGGCGCTGAAACGAACCGCTTGAACGACGTCCACTTCGAACGCCGTGATGTCACACAGGGTTTACCGGCACATTCGGGCAGCGTCACCTTGTTGGACGTGCTTCAGTTCTTGCCGAATGACGAAGCCCGCTGGCAATTGCTGCGTGATGCCATGCAACGCGTTTCAGCGGACGGCATGTTTGTAATTCGCACGGGCATTGAAGAACGCAATGCAAGTTCGGCGTTTACCGGCTGGGTCGACAACATGTCGAAGCATTGGGGCTGGATGCGTACGGGTGCGAGCCGCTATCCACGCTTGGACGTGCTGCAGGCGTTTTTGGCGGAAGGCGGATTCAACGTTGAAACCACACCACTCAAGAGTGGCACGCCGTTTAACAATTGGTTGCTGGTGGCGCGCCGGGCTTAA
- a CDS encoding SGNH/GDSL hydrolase family protein: MMNFLQLGDSYTIGEGVDEDDRWGHQLVRALRNEGVAIALPHIVATTGWTTGELQSRLDALEPLGETWDLVSLLIGVNNQYRALSLQEYVAEFERLLARAILYARGDVDRVFVLSIPDWGVTPFAREQKRDPQQIGEEIDQFNAAAREVCDRFAVRFVDITPASRRFGGEVDMLVADALHPSGAMYALWAAEALPVVRHMPSIEATL; encoded by the coding sequence ATGATGAATTTCTTGCAGTTGGGCGATAGCTATACGATCGGCGAAGGTGTTGACGAAGACGACCGCTGGGGACATCAACTCGTACGCGCGCTGAGAAACGAAGGTGTCGCAATCGCGCTGCCGCATATTGTCGCAACGACAGGCTGGACGACAGGCGAGTTGCAATCGCGACTCGATGCGCTTGAGCCCTTGGGCGAAACGTGGGATTTGGTCAGCTTGCTCATTGGCGTCAACAACCAATACCGTGCGTTGTCGTTGCAAGAGTATGTTGCCGAGTTCGAACGCCTGCTTGCGCGCGCCATCCTTTATGCGCGCGGCGATGTTGATCGCGTCTTCGTGCTGTCGATTCCGGATTGGGGCGTCACGCCATTTGCGCGCGAACAAAAGCGCGACCCGCAACAGATTGGCGAAGAGATTGATCAGTTCAATGCCGCTGCGCGCGAGGTCTGTGACAGGTTCGCCGTGCGCTTCGTAGACATCACGCCGGCATCAAGACGTTTTGGTGGCGAGGTCGACATGTTGGTCGCTGACGCACTGCATCCTTCGGGTGCCATGTATGCCCTATGGGCAGCAGAGGCACTGCCGGTTGTGCGCCACATGCCTTCGATTGAAGCCACGCTATGA
- a CDS encoding aminotransferase class I/II-fold pyridoxal phosphate-dependent enzyme, protein MSFQPLPTRERLSEVRYEIRGALARRARELESQGRTLVKLNIGNPGNFGFRAPEHLQNAIVQHIADTDPYTHQQGLPQAREAIASHHVRRGAQDVSAERVFVGNGVSELIDISLRALLNPGDEVLLPSPDYPLWSAATILNDGRPVYYQCLPENGFQPDPSEIESLISSRTRAIVLINPNNPTGASYPRETLEAIVAIARKHGVLLMADEIYDHILYDDATFEPLAPIAGDQPCISFGGLSKVHRACGWRVGWAVLSGDRAATQSYAHAMDLLGALRLCANVPGQVAIEAALNGVDTITPLCTPSGRLYETRRALIEACEESSHLSLVAPAGALYGFPAVVGPAARGFDDHAFALELLETEDVLIVPGSSFNVPYRNHFRVTLLPRPEVLRDVFTRIDRVLEKRAALAA, encoded by the coding sequence ATGTCTTTCCAGCCCTTACCCACGCGCGAACGTTTGTCCGAAGTCAGATACGAAATCCGTGGCGCCTTGGCGCGCAGGGCGCGCGAATTGGAAAGTCAGGGCCGCACCTTGGTGAAGCTCAACATCGGCAACCCCGGCAACTTTGGTTTTCGCGCACCTGAGCATTTGCAAAACGCGATCGTGCAGCACATTGCCGACACCGATCCATACACGCATCAACAAGGCTTGCCGCAGGCACGCGAAGCGATCGCTTCACACCACGTACGTCGTGGTGCACAAGATGTGTCTGCTGAACGGGTATTTGTTGGCAACGGCGTGAGTGAACTGATCGATATCTCGTTGCGCGCCTTGTTGAATCCTGGCGACGAAGTCTTACTGCCTTCGCCGGATTACCCGCTTTGGAGTGCGGCGACGATTTTGAACGACGGTCGCCCCGTGTATTACCAATGTTTGCCAGAGAACGGTTTTCAACCGGATCCGAGTGAGATCGAATCCCTCATCTCTTCGCGTACGCGCGCAATCGTGTTGATCAACCCCAACAATCCGACCGGCGCGAGTTACCCGCGCGAAACCTTGGAAGCGATTGTCGCGATTGCACGCAAGCATGGCGTCTTGTTGATGGCAGACGAAATCTACGATCACATTTTGTATGACGATGCGACCTTCGAGCCCTTGGCACCGATCGCGGGTGATCAACCGTGTATTTCATTCGGCGGCTTGTCTAAAGTGCATCGCGCATGTGGTTGGCGCGTCGGTTGGGCAGTGCTGAGCGGAGACCGTGCCGCCACGCAGTCGTATGCACATGCAATGGATCTTTTGGGCGCCTTGCGCTTGTGCGCCAATGTGCCAGGCCAAGTGGCCATTGAGGCGGCGTTGAATGGCGTCGACACCATTACACCTTTGTGCACGCCGTCGGGCCGACTCTACGAAACCCGTCGTGCATTGATTGAGGCCTGCGAAGAAAGCTCGCACCTTTCACTCGTCGCGCCTGCCGGCGCTTTGTACGGCTTTCCAGCCGTTGTGGGTCCTGCAGCGCGTGGCTTTGACGATCATGCCTTTGCGCTCGAATTGCTTGAAACTGAAGACGTATTGATCGTGCCAGGCTCGAGCTTCAACGTGCCCTATCGCAACCACTTCCGCGTGACCTTGTTGCCACGCCCGGAAGTCTTGCGTGATGTCTTCACGCGCATTGACAGGGTGTTGGAGAAACGGGCAGCGTTAGCTGCATGA
- the rsgA gene encoding ribosome small subunit-dependent GTPase A, which yields MASIGWPAAPPESWQTLMREHPECRVARVVEQHRAGYRVSQDGIDAFKVESPPEWTRPRVSPDIRAGVGDWVLLDGVRIVALLPRYSAMKRAAAGEHYKQQLIAANIDTAFVVCGLDDDFNPRRIERYLMLVRAGGVHPVVVLTKADIGERLDEARVMLDALPDEGVAVIALNALDSSAVGALAPWLGEGSTVVLVGSSGAGKSTLTNTLLGEARMRTGAVRAHDSRGRHTTTHRALMRLPSGACLIDTPGMRELKPTGEEDEAAVTFHDIEALEIQCKFRDCQHLKEPGCAVNAAIAEGRLDPARLHSWRKLHEEVASAALAKTESQKIRGRRPNT from the coding sequence TTGGCATCGATCGGCTGGCCTGCTGCGCCGCCCGAATCTTGGCAGACATTGATGCGTGAACATCCTGAATGTCGTGTGGCGCGCGTGGTCGAACAGCATCGCGCGGGCTATCGGGTCAGCCAAGACGGCATCGATGCTTTCAAAGTGGAATCGCCGCCGGAATGGACACGCCCCAGGGTGAGTCCGGATATTCGCGCAGGCGTGGGAGATTGGGTGTTGCTAGACGGCGTGCGCATCGTGGCCCTGCTGCCCCGCTATAGCGCAATGAAGCGCGCGGCTGCCGGCGAACACTACAAACAACAGTTGATTGCCGCCAATATCGATACGGCCTTTGTCGTCTGCGGATTGGACGACGATTTCAACCCGCGCCGAATCGAGCGCTATCTGATGTTGGTGCGCGCAGGCGGGGTGCACCCGGTCGTGGTGCTGACCAAGGCGGATATCGGTGAACGACTCGACGAAGCGCGCGTGATGCTGGATGCATTGCCGGACGAAGGCGTTGCCGTCATCGCCTTGAACGCGTTGGACAGCAGTGCCGTCGGCGCCTTGGCCCCGTGGCTTGGCGAAGGCAGCACCGTGGTCTTGGTCGGTTCAAGCGGTGCGGGCAAGTCGACGCTCACGAATACCTTATTGGGCGAAGCGCGAATGCGCACGGGCGCCGTTCGTGCGCACGACTCTCGCGGTCGGCACACCACCACGCATCGCGCCTTAATGCGTTTACCTTCCGGCGCATGTTTGATTGATACACCCGGTATGCGCGAACTTAAGCCGACCGGCGAAGAAGATGAAGCGGCGGTCACTTTCCATGACATCGAAGCGCTCGAAATCCAATGCAAGTTTCGCGACTGCCAGCATCTGAAAGAGCCCGGCTGCGCGGTCAATGCGGCCATTGCCGAAGGTCGCTTGGATCCGGCGCGCCTACACAGCTGGCGCAAGCTCCACGAAGAAGTCGCCTCGGCGGCTTTGGCCAAAACAGAAAGCCAAAAGATTCGAGGTCGCAGACCCAACACGTGA
- a CDS encoding flavohemoglobin expression-modulating QEGLA motif protein has protein sequence MSEEQSNWTPDIAHHAALDARMVEAARGLRLLSLVSWPAQLQQPFIESWQAGQPKLPVIDYPKHDFSDARRELQAVMHEAEAGHPLGDYLIESARSWDHAAELLENLGTARVTELSKTLYGTPDEQLPGNGPTAREAATHFITIASELDHELVSPAETVPVSATALALQLQSDLDDFFDGRMITVELDPNLIAKAAAAATRIRLRNSAIFTDYDRAQLLQHEALVHSLTALNGRMQPVVKSLELSSPRTTTTQEGLATFAEQITGSTDIQRMKRVSLRIEAVAQALDGADFIDIFKYFLAQGQSVEESFASSQRVFRGVPATGGLAFTKDTVYLRGLVSVHTFFRWSLRQDRLRLCRQLFSGKMTLDDVMRFEPMQAAGVIAPPRWLPHWVERANGLAGVLAFSLFANKIRLDQITDKLFPHHADPEGEHDEKASPGLGT, from the coding sequence ATGAGCGAAGAACAGTCGAACTGGACGCCAGACATCGCGCACCACGCTGCGCTGGACGCACGCATGGTGGAAGCCGCACGTGGCTTGCGCCTATTGAGCTTGGTCAGTTGGCCAGCGCAATTGCAGCAACCATTTATCGAGTCATGGCAAGCCGGCCAACCGAAGTTGCCGGTGATCGACTATCCCAAACACGATTTCTCGGACGCACGTCGCGAACTGCAGGCGGTGATGCACGAAGCAGAAGCAGGGCACCCATTGGGTGATTACCTGATCGAAAGTGCACGCAGTTGGGACCATGCCGCCGAATTGTTGGAGAACCTCGGCACCGCGCGGGTCACGGAATTATCGAAGACCTTGTACGGCACACCCGATGAGCAACTGCCGGGCAATGGCCCCACCGCGCGTGAGGCAGCGACACACTTCATCACGATTGCAAGTGAGTTGGACCATGAATTGGTCTCGCCTGCAGAAACCGTTCCCGTGTCTGCCACCGCATTAGCGCTACAACTCCAAAGCGACCTCGATGATTTCTTCGACGGTCGCATGATCACAGTTGAACTCGATCCCAACTTGATCGCAAAGGCCGCCGCAGCAGCCACGCGCATTCGCTTGCGCAATTCCGCCATTTTTACCGACTACGATCGCGCGCAATTGCTGCAACACGAAGCCTTGGTGCATTCGCTGACGGCTTTGAACGGTCGTATGCAGCCGGTCGTGAAAAGTCTTGAATTGTCTTCGCCGCGGACGACCACGACGCAAGAAGGCCTCGCGACCTTTGCCGAGCAAATCACCGGCAGTACAGATATTCAGCGCATGAAGCGGGTGAGTTTGCGTATTGAAGCCGTTGCACAAGCGCTGGACGGCGCTGATTTCATCGACATCTTCAAATACTTCCTTGCACAAGGACAAAGCGTCGAAGAGAGCTTCGCCTCGTCACAACGCGTCTTCCGCGGCGTACCTGCAACGGGTGGTCTGGCCTTCACCAAAGACACCGTGTATCTGCGTGGCTTGGTCAGTGTGCACACCTTCTTCCGTTGGTCTCTGCGGCAAGACCGCTTGCGCCTATGTCGCCAACTGTTCTCCGGCAAGATGACGCTAGACGACGTCATGCGCTTTGAGCCCATGCAGGCGGCCGGTGTGATTGCACCGCCGCGATGGCTGCCGCATTGGGTGGAACGCGCGAATGGCTTGGCCGGTGTGCTGGCTTTCTCACTGTTCGCAAACAAGATTCGTCTGGATCAAATCACCGACAAATTGTTCCCGCATCACGCCGACCCTGAGGGCGAGCACGATGAAAAGGCGTCACCTGGGCTTGGTACCTGA